In Symphalangus syndactylus isolate Jambi chromosome 14, NHGRI_mSymSyn1-v2.1_pri, whole genome shotgun sequence, one DNA window encodes the following:
- the CCT4 gene encoding T-complex protein 1 subunit delta isoform X1: MPENVAPRSGATAGAAGGRGKGAYQDRDKPAQIRFSNISAAKAVADAIRTSLGPKGMDKMIQDGKGDVTITNDGATILKQMQVLHPAARMLVELSKAQDIEAGDGTTSVVIIAGSLLDSCTKLLQKGIHPTIISESFQKALEKGIEILTDMSRPVELSDRETLLNSATTSLNSKVVSQYSSLLSPMSVNAVMKVIDPATATSVDLRDIKIVKKLGGTIDDCELVEGLVLTQKVSNSGITRVEKAKIGLIQFCLSAPKTDMDNQIVVSDYAQMDRVLREERAYILNLVKQIKKTGCNVLLIQKSILRDALSDLALHFLNKMKIMVIKDIEREDIEFICKTIGTKPVAHIDQFTADMLGSAELAEEVNLNGSGKLLKITGCASPGKTVTIVVRGSNKLVIEEAERSIHDALCVIRCLVKKRALIAGGGAPEIELALRLTEYSRTLSGMESYCVRAFADAMEVIPSTLAENAGLNPISTVTELRNRHAQGEKTAGINVRKGGISNILEELVVQPLLVSVSALTLATETVRSILKIDDVVNTR, from the exons ATGCCCGAGAATGTGGCACCCCGGAGCGGGGCGACTGCCGGGGCTGCCGGCGGCCGCGGGAAAGGCGCCTATCAGGACCGCGACAAGCCAGCCCAGATCCGCTTCAGCAACATTTCCGCCGCCAAAG CGGTTGCTGATGCTATTAGAACAAGCCTTGGACCAAAAGGAATGGATAAAATG attcaAGATGGAAAAGGTGATGTAACCATTACAAATGATGGTGCTACCATTCTGAAACAAATGCAAGTATTACATCCAGCAGCCAGAATG CTGGTGGAGCTGTCTAAGGCTCAAGATATAGAAGCAGGAGATGGCACCACATCAGTAGTCATCATTGCTGGCTCACTCTTAGATTCTTGTACCAAGCTTCTTCAGAAAG GGATTCATCCAACCATCATTTCTGAGTCATTCCAGAAGGCCCTGGAAAAGGGCATTGAAATCTTGACTGACATGTCTCGACCTGTGGAACTGAGTGACAGAGAAACTTTGTTAAATAGTGCAACCACTTCACTGAACTCAAAG GTTGTTTCTCAGTATTCAAGTCTGCTTTCTCCAATGAGTGTAAATGCCGTGATGAAAGTGATTGACCCAGCCACAGCCACCAGTGTAGATCTTAGAGATATTAAAATAGTTAAGAAGCTTGG tgGGACAATTGATGACTGTGAGTTGGTGGAAGGGCTGGTTCTCACCCAAAAAGTATCAAATTCTGGCATAACCAGAGTTGAAAAGGCCAAGATTGGGCTTATTCAGTTTTGCTTATCTGCTCCCAAAACAGAT ATGGATAATCAAATAGTGGTTTCTGACTATGCCCAGATGGACCGAGTCCTGCGAGAAGAGAGagcctatattttaaatttagtgaagcaaattaaaaaaacaggatGTAATGTCCTTCTCATACAGAAGTCTATTCTAAG agatgCTCTTAGTGATCTTGCATTACACTTTCTGAACAAAATGAAGATCATGGTGATTAAGGATATTGAAAGAGAAGACATTGAATTTATTTGTAAG ACAATTGGAACCAAGCCAGTTGCTCATATTGACCAATTTACTGCTGACATGCTGGGTTCTGCCGAGTTAGCTGAGGAGGTCAATTTAAATGGTTCTGGCAAACTGCTCAAG ATTACAGGCTGTGCCAGCCCTGGAAAAACAGTTACAATTGTTGTTCGTGGTTCTAACAAACTGGTGATTGAAGAAGCTGAGCGCTCCATTCATGATGCCCTATGTGTTATTCGTTGTTTAGTGAAGAAGAG GGCTCTTATTGCAGGAGGTGGTGCTCCAGAAATAGAGTTGGCCCTACGATTAACTGAATATTCACGAACACTGAGTGGTATGGAATCCTACTGCGTTCGTGCTTTTGCAGATGCTATGGAGGTCATTCCATCTACACTAGCTGAAAATGCTGGCCTGAATCCCATTTCTACAGTAACAGAACTAAGAAACCGGCATGCCCAGGGAGAAAAAACTGCAGGCATTAATGTCCGAAAG GGTGGTATTTCCAACATTTTGGAGGAACTGGTTGTCCAGCCTCTGTTGGTATCAGTCAGTGCTCTGACTCTTGCAACTGAAACTGTTCGGAGCATTCTGAAAATCGATGATGTG GTAAACACTCGATAA
- the CCT4 gene encoding T-complex protein 1 subunit delta isoform X2, translated as MPENVAPRSGATAGAAGGRGKGAYQDRDKPAQIRFSNISAAKAVADAIRTSLGPKGMDKMLVELSKAQDIEAGDGTTSVVIIAGSLLDSCTKLLQKGIHPTIISESFQKALEKGIEILTDMSRPVELSDRETLLNSATTSLNSKVVSQYSSLLSPMSVNAVMKVIDPATATSVDLRDIKIVKKLGGTIDDCELVEGLVLTQKVSNSGITRVEKAKIGLIQFCLSAPKTDMDNQIVVSDYAQMDRVLREERAYILNLVKQIKKTGCNVLLIQKSILRDALSDLALHFLNKMKIMVIKDIEREDIEFICKTIGTKPVAHIDQFTADMLGSAELAEEVNLNGSGKLLKITGCASPGKTVTIVVRGSNKLVIEEAERSIHDALCVIRCLVKKRALIAGGGAPEIELALRLTEYSRTLSGMESYCVRAFADAMEVIPSTLAENAGLNPISTVTELRNRHAQGEKTAGINVRKGGISNILEELVVQPLLVSVSALTLATETVRSILKIDDVVNTR; from the exons ATGCCCGAGAATGTGGCACCCCGGAGCGGGGCGACTGCCGGGGCTGCCGGCGGCCGCGGGAAAGGCGCCTATCAGGACCGCGACAAGCCAGCCCAGATCCGCTTCAGCAACATTTCCGCCGCCAAAG CGGTTGCTGATGCTATTAGAACAAGCCTTGGACCAAAAGGAATGGATAAAATG CTGGTGGAGCTGTCTAAGGCTCAAGATATAGAAGCAGGAGATGGCACCACATCAGTAGTCATCATTGCTGGCTCACTCTTAGATTCTTGTACCAAGCTTCTTCAGAAAG GGATTCATCCAACCATCATTTCTGAGTCATTCCAGAAGGCCCTGGAAAAGGGCATTGAAATCTTGACTGACATGTCTCGACCTGTGGAACTGAGTGACAGAGAAACTTTGTTAAATAGTGCAACCACTTCACTGAACTCAAAG GTTGTTTCTCAGTATTCAAGTCTGCTTTCTCCAATGAGTGTAAATGCCGTGATGAAAGTGATTGACCCAGCCACAGCCACCAGTGTAGATCTTAGAGATATTAAAATAGTTAAGAAGCTTGG tgGGACAATTGATGACTGTGAGTTGGTGGAAGGGCTGGTTCTCACCCAAAAAGTATCAAATTCTGGCATAACCAGAGTTGAAAAGGCCAAGATTGGGCTTATTCAGTTTTGCTTATCTGCTCCCAAAACAGAT ATGGATAATCAAATAGTGGTTTCTGACTATGCCCAGATGGACCGAGTCCTGCGAGAAGAGAGagcctatattttaaatttagtgaagcaaattaaaaaaacaggatGTAATGTCCTTCTCATACAGAAGTCTATTCTAAG agatgCTCTTAGTGATCTTGCATTACACTTTCTGAACAAAATGAAGATCATGGTGATTAAGGATATTGAAAGAGAAGACATTGAATTTATTTGTAAG ACAATTGGAACCAAGCCAGTTGCTCATATTGACCAATTTACTGCTGACATGCTGGGTTCTGCCGAGTTAGCTGAGGAGGTCAATTTAAATGGTTCTGGCAAACTGCTCAAG ATTACAGGCTGTGCCAGCCCTGGAAAAACAGTTACAATTGTTGTTCGTGGTTCTAACAAACTGGTGATTGAAGAAGCTGAGCGCTCCATTCATGATGCCCTATGTGTTATTCGTTGTTTAGTGAAGAAGAG GGCTCTTATTGCAGGAGGTGGTGCTCCAGAAATAGAGTTGGCCCTACGATTAACTGAATATTCACGAACACTGAGTGGTATGGAATCCTACTGCGTTCGTGCTTTTGCAGATGCTATGGAGGTCATTCCATCTACACTAGCTGAAAATGCTGGCCTGAATCCCATTTCTACAGTAACAGAACTAAGAAACCGGCATGCCCAGGGAGAAAAAACTGCAGGCATTAATGTCCGAAAG GGTGGTATTTCCAACATTTTGGAGGAACTGGTTGTCCAGCCTCTGTTGGTATCAGTCAGTGCTCTGACTCTTGCAACTGAAACTGTTCGGAGCATTCTGAAAATCGATGATGTG GTAAACACTCGATAA